In Polaribacter sp. Hel_I_88, the following proteins share a genomic window:
- a CDS encoding sodium:solute symporter yields the protein MEIESKLHLVDWIILATTLLFIVGYGTYVTRKNSNVTDYIKGGSDSKWWTIGLSVMATQASAITFLSTPGQAFHSGMGFVQFYFGLPIAMVIICVVFIPIYHKLKVYTAYEFLEGRFDLKTRSLAAILFLIQRGLAAGITIFAPAIILSAVLGWDLMTLNIIIGFLVIIYTVSGGTKAVNVTQKQQMIIIFIGMLIAFFMIMSQLPENITFTNALEIAGASNKMEVLDFSFDLSNRYTVWTGILGGTFLMLSYFGTDQSQVQRYLSGKSVRESQLGLIFNGLLKVPMQFFILLIGVMVFVFYQFNPAPLNFNPGANIEVQKSKYVEEYKALEQEHINIENSKKALFLDGFQVEEKQQVQELNERDLAVKAKSKAIIDKLDEENLLEKIESNDKDYVFIHFILNNLPRGLIGLLLAVILSAAMSSTASELNALAGTTAMDLYKRNVKGEKSDDHFVKASKWFTLAWGIIAISVACIADLFDNLIQLVNIIGSIFYGNVLGIFLLAFFVKFVRGNAVFIAALITQIIIITVYFLDWLPYLWLNLLGCALVMGIAIILQTFIPTKDKIEEDLEAIGLD from the coding sequence ATGGAAATAGAAAGCAAATTACATCTGGTAGATTGGATAATTTTAGCGACAACCTTACTTTTTATTGTAGGTTATGGAACGTATGTAACCAGAAAAAACAGCAACGTAACTGATTATATTAAAGGTGGAAGTGATTCAAAATGGTGGACAATTGGCTTATCAGTTATGGCAACTCAAGCCAGTGCCATTACGTTTTTATCTACTCCAGGACAAGCATTTCATAGTGGAATGGGTTTTGTGCAATTCTATTTTGGGTTGCCAATTGCCATGGTTATTATTTGCGTGGTTTTTATTCCTATTTATCACAAATTAAAAGTTTATACAGCCTACGAATTTTTAGAAGGAAGATTCGATTTAAAAACACGAAGTTTAGCTGCAATTTTATTCTTAATTCAACGTGGTTTGGCTGCTGGAATTACCATTTTTGCGCCTGCAATTATTTTAAGCGCAGTTTTAGGTTGGGATTTAATGACCTTGAATATTATTATCGGGTTTTTGGTAATTATTTACACAGTTTCTGGAGGCACAAAAGCTGTAAATGTTACTCAAAAACAACAAATGATTATCATTTTTATAGGAATGTTGATTGCATTTTTTATGATTATGAGTCAGCTTCCTGAAAATATTACGTTTACAAATGCACTTGAAATTGCTGGAGCAAGCAATAAAATGGAAGTGTTAGATTTTTCTTTCGATTTGAGTAATAGATACACAGTTTGGACAGGGATTTTGGGAGGAACGTTTTTAATGTTGTCCTATTTTGGAACGGATCAAAGTCAAGTGCAGCGTTATTTGTCTGGGAAATCTGTGAGAGAAAGTCAGTTAGGTTTAATTTTTAACGGTCTTTTAAAAGTGCCAATGCAGTTTTTTATTTTGTTGATTGGTGTGATGGTTTTTGTGTTTTATCAATTTAATCCTGCTCCTTTAAATTTTAATCCTGGTGCAAATATTGAGGTTCAGAAATCTAAATATGTTGAGGAATATAAGGCTTTAGAGCAAGAACACATCAATATAGAAAATAGTAAAAAAGCACTTTTTTTGGATGGTTTTCAAGTGGAAGAAAAACAACAAGTTCAAGAGTTAAATGAAAGAGATTTGGCTGTTAAAGCAAAATCGAAAGCCATTATTGATAAACTTGATGAAGAAAATTTATTAGAGAAAATAGAATCGAATGATAAAGATTATGTGTTTATTCATTTTATTTTAAATAATTTACCAAGAGGTTTAATTGGTTTGTTATTGGCTGTAATTTTATCTGCAGCAATGTCATCTACAGCATCCGAATTAAATGCGTTAGCTGGCACAACTGCCATGGATTTATACAAACGAAATGTAAAAGGAGAAAAAAGTGATGATCATTTTGTAAAAGCCTCTAAATGGTTCACGTTAGCTTGGGGAATTATTGCCATTTCTGTGGCTTGTATTGCAGATTTGTTTGATAATTTAATTCAATTGGTTAATATTATTGGATCCATATTTTATGGAAATGTTTTAGGGATTTTTCTATTGGCATTTTTTGTGAAATTTGTGAGAGGAAATGCTGTTTTTATTGCAGCATTAATTACGCAAATTATTATTATTACTGTTTACTTTTTAGATTGGTTACCTTATTTATGGCTCAATTTATTAGGTTGTGCTTTGGTTATGGGAATTGCAATTATTTTGCAAACCTTTATTCCAACAAAAGATAAAATTGAGGAAGATTTGGAAGCTATTGGCTTGGATTAA
- a CDS encoding Gfo/Idh/MocA family protein — protein sequence MSKKIFMEKRTIKWGIIGLGKIANKFATDLATIEHAELVAVASRSQENANDFAKKYNAEKAYNSYEALAKDVEVDAVYIATPHSFHKEHAILCLQNKKAVLCEKPFAMNLQDVSEMIAVAKENDTLLMEALWTYFLPHFNFVLEIIQQEKFGKLQELKADFGFYTPYNTDSRVFKKEVGGGSLLDIGIYPIFAALSTLGKPKNIEAEATFFKNGADSSCSMIFEYENSKAYLKSTLLEETPTEAIFTFDDAIVKINTQFHEPSNVTIIKDGKQETIDFGYNTIGYNYETEHFNQLIRENKKESTIMTFEFSKSLMNTLDDVRKVIGLEY from the coding sequence ATTTCAAAAAAAATATTTATGGAAAAAAGAACAATTAAATGGGGAATTATTGGTTTAGGCAAAATCGCCAATAAGTTTGCAACAGATTTAGCAACCATAGAACATGCAGAATTAGTTGCTGTAGCTTCTCGAAGTCAAGAAAATGCAAATGATTTTGCTAAAAAATACAATGCAGAAAAAGCTTATAATTCTTATGAAGCTTTAGCTAAAGATGTTGAAGTAGATGCTGTGTATATTGCAACTCCACACAGTTTTCATAAAGAGCATGCTATTTTATGTTTGCAAAATAAAAAAGCAGTTTTATGCGAAAAACCTTTTGCAATGAATTTACAAGATGTTTCAGAAATGATTGCTGTCGCCAAAGAAAATGACACGCTACTAATGGAGGCTTTATGGACGTATTTTTTACCTCACTTTAATTTTGTTTTAGAAATTATACAACAAGAAAAATTCGGAAAGCTACAAGAACTAAAAGCAGATTTTGGTTTTTATACACCTTATAATACAGATAGTAGAGTTTTTAAGAAAGAAGTTGGTGGAGGCAGTTTATTAGACATTGGTATTTATCCAATTTTTGCAGCTTTATCAACTTTAGGCAAACCAAAAAACATCGAAGCAGAAGCTACATTTTTTAAAAACGGAGCAGATTCAAGTTGCTCTATGATTTTTGAATATGAAAATTCAAAAGCCTATTTAAAAAGTACACTGTTAGAAGAAACGCCAACTGAGGCTATTTTTACGTTTGACGATGCCATTGTAAAAATAAACACACAATTTCATGAACCTTCCAATGTTACCATTATAAAAGATGGTAAACAAGAAACCATCGATTTTGGGTACAATACTATTGGTTATAATTACGAAACCGAACATTTTAATCAACTAATTAGAGAAAACAAAAAAGAAAGTACTATAATGACTTTTGAGTTTTCTAAATCTTTAATGAATACTTTGGATGACGTTCGAAAAGTTATTGGTTTGGAGTATTAA
- a CDS encoding 2-hydroxyacid dehydrogenase: protein MKLAVFSTKPYDKEYFDKFKKEYDIKISYFETSLKPNTANLTKDFDAVCVFVNDVMNKKTVEVIAKKGVKLIALRCAGFNNVDLDACKQNNIKVVRVPAYSPEAVAEHAMALILTLNRKTHKAYNRVREGNFSLTNLIGFNLHKKVVGVIGTGKIGAAFCNIAKGFGCEVLAYDINKNEELEKKGVQYVSLDALFNKSDVISLHCPLNQHTKHIVDKSSIGKMKKGVLLVNTSRGALVNTKDVIAGLKSKKIAFLGIDVYEQEENVFFNDLSESIIKDDLLMRLNSFPNVLITSHQAFFTREAMTEITTTTLNNIKEFENGEGLTNEVR, encoded by the coding sequence ATGAAACTAGCCGTTTTTAGTACAAAACCTTATGATAAAGAGTATTTTGATAAATTCAAAAAAGAATATGATATAAAAATATCTTATTTTGAAACAAGTTTAAAACCTAATACAGCAAACCTAACTAAAGATTTTGACGCAGTTTGTGTGTTTGTAAATGATGTAATGAACAAAAAAACGGTTGAAGTTATTGCAAAAAAAGGTGTAAAATTAATAGCTTTAAGATGTGCAGGTTTTAATAATGTAGATTTAGATGCTTGTAAACAAAATAATATAAAAGTTGTAAGAGTACCAGCTTATAGTCCAGAAGCTGTTGCAGAACATGCAATGGCGCTCATTTTAACACTCAACAGGAAAACACATAAAGCTTATAATAGAGTTAGAGAAGGTAATTTTTCGTTAACAAATTTAATTGGTTTTAATCTGCATAAAAAAGTTGTAGGCGTTATTGGAACAGGGAAAATAGGAGCTGCATTTTGTAACATTGCAAAGGGTTTTGGTTGTGAGGTTTTGGCTTATGATATCAATAAAAATGAGGAATTAGAAAAAAAGGGTGTTCAATATGTTTCTTTGGATGCGCTTTTTAATAAAAGTGATGTTATTTCGCTTCATTGTCCTTTAAATCAACATACAAAACATATAGTTGATAAAAGTTCTATCGGAAAAATGAAAAAAGGTGTTTTGTTGGTAAACACAAGTAGAGGTGCATTAGTAAATACAAAAGATGTAATTGCAGGTTTAAAGTCTAAAAAAATTGCTTTTTTAGGAATCGATGTTTATGAGCAAGAAGAAAATGTTTTTTTCAATGATTTATCAGAAAGCATAATTAAAGACGATTTGTTAATGAGGTTAAATAGTTTTCCTAATGTGTTGATTACTTCTCATCAAGCTTTTTTTACAAGAGAAGCGATGACAGAAATAACGACTACTACTTTAAATAATATTAAAGAGTTTGAAAATGGTGAGGGTTTGACGAATGAAGTACGTTAA
- a CDS encoding DUF2911 domain-containing protein, which produces MKKIILSLFVAAFAFSATAQIKTPAPSPSQKTEQTVGLTDVTLEYSRPSMKGRTIFGGLEDYGKVWRTGANANTKLTFSTDFMVDGKMLKAGTYALYTIPGKETWDVMLYTDASNWGAPAKWDETKVAAKVTVTPYDMPMPIETFTITFDDLTNNSAVLGIMWENVYVPFKFEVPTDSMVSKQITALMAGPSAQDMYAAAVYYLEADKDIKQAQTWIDKAVEMTADAPKFWFLRQQSLIHAKAGNTKGAIAAAKKSLEYAEKANNAGYVKMNKASLKEWGAM; this is translated from the coding sequence ATGAAAAAAATTATACTATCATTATTTGTAGCAGCTTTTGCTTTTTCTGCAACTGCACAAATTAAAACACCAGCACCAAGTCCATCTCAAAAAACGGAACAAACAGTTGGTTTAACAGACGTAACTTTAGAATATTCAAGACCAAGCATGAAAGGTAGAACCATTTTTGGAGGTTTAGAAGATTATGGAAAAGTTTGGAGAACAGGCGCAAATGCAAACACAAAACTTACTTTTTCTACAGATTTTATGGTAGATGGTAAAATGTTAAAAGCAGGAACGTACGCTTTGTATACCATTCCTGGAAAAGAAACTTGGGATGTAATGTTATACACAGACGCATCAAATTGGGGAGCTCCTGCAAAGTGGGATGAAACTAAAGTTGCTGCAAAAGTAACTGTAACTCCTTACGATATGCCAATGCCAATTGAAACTTTTACCATTACTTTTGACGACTTAACCAACAATTCTGCTGTTTTAGGAATTATGTGGGAAAACGTTTACGTACCTTTTAAGTTTGAAGTGCCAACAGATTCAATGGTTTCTAAGCAAATTACTGCTTTAATGGCTGGACCTTCTGCACAGGATATGTATGCAGCTGCAGTATATTATTTAGAAGCAGATAAAGACATTAAACAAGCACAAACTTGGATTGATAAAGCTGTAGAAATGACTGCTGATGCTCCAAAATTTTGGTTTTTACGTCAGCAATCTTTAATCCATGCAAAAGCTGGGAATACTAAAGGTGCCATTGCTGCTGCAAAAAAATCTTTAGAATATGCTGAAAAAGCTAATAATGCTGGTTATGTAAAAATGAACAAAGCATCTTTAAAAGAATGGGGAGCAATGTAA